The following are encoded together in the Osmia lignaria lignaria isolate PbOS001 chromosome 13, iyOsmLign1, whole genome shotgun sequence genome:
- the Nrk gene encoding neurospecific receptor kinase isoform X1, translating to MVFWIVSLVAIILHFSSAQTKPESQGYCAQYNGQICKKYLTGIGKVWFNDSNDNPGGWLNERITTNLWEELIQRLVEPCRSAAEKMLCMYAFPQCPNSVGLPLCYEDCMAVRHQFCFNDWAMIEDNKQRDIYIRSRGHFTLPECESLPKVVKGKMTCSHINLTDMNETLVTYDCIKGNGRFYMGKVNKTKFGLDCQSWNAQVPHSHDRPPDVFPQIRYGENYCRNAGGDEPTPWCFTMDPVKRWEHCDIPICGIYSVFYLIFPVNNIITHCMFFIFNTDNVTSKVLEVDSKDLAMNTLFTPMFILIVSSLGFVIITGTLLSIILSHRLHKRHQGYNPTENQYVSIDLDKLPSNDAYHKTSAQLNPKLEKLEFPRNNIIYVRDLGQGAFGRVFQAKAPGLIPGEEFTNVAVKMLKEEASEDLLKDFEREACLLAEFDHPNIVKLLGVCALGRPMCLLFEYMGRGDLNEFLRSCSPGNYIIRSLERDEHFTDSRLSHMDLINIALQVASGMVYLSDRKFVHRDLATRNCLINDQMIVKIADFGLSQKIYLQDYYKGDEQDAIPVRWMPLESILYNKYTVESDVWAFAVCLWEIFSFALQPYYGMTHEEVVQYIKEGNVLQCPENTPQAIYDLMKLCWNRRPSDRPTFRTIYNTLDAIKHNLEAENKSDSVPLRIHV from the exons atgGTGTTCTGGATTGTTTCCCTAGTAGCAATTATTTTGCATTTCAGTTCTGCACAAACCA AACCTGAATCACAAGGTTATTGTGCACAATATAATGGACAGATTTGCAAGAAATATTTAACTGGAATTGGAAAAGTATGGTTTAATGATTCTAATGATAACCCTGGTGGTTGGCTGAATGAACGTATTACAACCAATTTGTGGGAGGAACTGATACAGAGGCTTGTTGAGCCATGTCGTTCAGCTGCAGAG aaaatgcTATGTATGTATGCTTTTCCACAATGTCCTAACTCAGTTGGCCTACCATTATGTTATGAAGATTGTATGGCTGTACGTCATCAGTTCTGTTTTAATGATTGGGCAATGATAGAAGACAACAAGCAAAGAGATATTTACATCAGATCAAGGGGACATTTTACATTACCAGAATGTGAATCACTGCCAAAAGTAGTTAAAGGAAAAATGACATGTTCTCATATAAATTTAACTGATATGAATGAAACTCTTGTTACAT ATGACTGTATTAAAGGCAATGGTAGATTTTATATGGGTaaagtaaataaaacaaaatttggcTTGGATTGTCAGTCATGGAATGCACAAGTACCGCACAGTCATGACAGGCCACCAGATGTCTTCCCTCAAATTCGTTATGGAGAAAATTATTGTAGAAATGCAGGTGGAGATGAACCAACACCATGGTGTTTCACCATGGATCCTGTAAAACGATGGGAACATTGTGATATTCCTATATGCGGTATATATTcggtattttatttaatatttcctgTAAATAACATTATAACTCACtgtatgttttttattttcaatacagATAATGTAACAAGTAAAGTACTTGAAGTAGATTCAAAGGATTTAGCAATGAATACATTATTTACTCCAATGTTTATATTGATAGTATCTTCATTAGGATTTGTAATAATAACTGGAACTTTATTATCGATTATTTTGAGTCACAGACTTCATAAGAGACATCAAGGATACAACCCAACAGAAAATCAG TATGTCAGTATCGATTTAGACAAATTGCCAAGTAATGATGCATACCACAAGACGAGTGCACAACTAAATCCTAAATTAGAAAAGCTCGAATTCCCGCGAAATAACATTATTTACGTTCGAGATTTAGGACAAGGTGCTTTTGGCAGAGTATTTCAAGCAAAAGCGCCTGGTCTTATTCCGGGTGAAGAGTTCACAAATGTTGCAGTAAAAATGTTAAAGGAGGAAGCATCAGAAGATTTGCTCAAGGACTTTGAACGAGAAGCATGCCTTCTCGCCGAATTCGATCATCCAAACATTGTCAAATTATTAGGTGTATGCGCTTTGGGGCGACCGATGTGTCTCCTCTTCGAGTATATGGGTCGCGGTGATTTAAACGAGTTTCTACGATCTTGTTCTCCGGGAAACTATATCATTCGAAGTCTGGAAAGAGACGAACACTTTACAGACTCTCGTTTGTCACACATGGACTTGATCAATATCGCGCTACAAGTTGCATCAGGAATGGTATACTTGTCAGATCGAAAATTCGTTCATCGAGATCTTGCGACAAGAAATTGTCTGATCAATGACCAAATGATCGTGAAAATAGCAGATTTTGGATTGTCACAAAAAATTTATCTGCAAGATTATTACAAGGGCGACGAACAAGATGCTATTCCAGTTAGATGGATGCCTCTAGAAAGCATATTATACAATAAATACACCGTCGAGTCCGATGTATGGGCTTTCGCGGTATGCTTGTGGGAGATATTTAGTTTTGCACTTCAGCCTTATTACGGAATGACACACGAGGAAGTTGTACAATACATTAAAGAAGGCAATGTACTACAGTGCCCTGAAAACACTCCACAAGCGATATACGACCTAATGAAACTCTGTTGGAACAGAAGACCATCAGACAGGCCTACATTCAGAACGATTTATAATACCCTTGATGCTATAAAGCACAATTTGGAAGCTGAGAATAAGTCGGACAGTGTACCATTACGTATTCACGTTTGA
- the Nrk gene encoding neurospecific receptor kinase isoform X2: MVFWIVSLVAIILHFSSAQTKPESQGYCAQYNGQICKKYLTGIGKVWFNDSNDNPGGWLNERITTNLWEELIQRLVEPCRSAAEKMLCMYAFPQCPNSVGLPLCYEDCMAVRHQFCFNDWAMIEDNKQRDIYIRSRGHFTLPECESLPKVVKGKMTCSHINLTDMNETLVTYDCIKGNGRFYMGKVNKTKFGLDCQSWNAQVPHSHDRPPDVFPQIRYGENYCRNAGGDEPTPWCFTMDPVKRWEHCDIPICDNVTSKVLEVDSKDLAMNTLFTPMFILIVSSLGFVIITGTLLSIILSHRLHKRHQGYNPTENQYVSIDLDKLPSNDAYHKTSAQLNPKLEKLEFPRNNIIYVRDLGQGAFGRVFQAKAPGLIPGEEFTNVAVKMLKEEASEDLLKDFEREACLLAEFDHPNIVKLLGVCALGRPMCLLFEYMGRGDLNEFLRSCSPGNYIIRSLERDEHFTDSRLSHMDLINIALQVASGMVYLSDRKFVHRDLATRNCLINDQMIVKIADFGLSQKIYLQDYYKGDEQDAIPVRWMPLESILYNKYTVESDVWAFAVCLWEIFSFALQPYYGMTHEEVVQYIKEGNVLQCPENTPQAIYDLMKLCWNRRPSDRPTFRTIYNTLDAIKHNLEAENKSDSVPLRIHV, from the exons atgGTGTTCTGGATTGTTTCCCTAGTAGCAATTATTTTGCATTTCAGTTCTGCACAAACCA AACCTGAATCACAAGGTTATTGTGCACAATATAATGGACAGATTTGCAAGAAATATTTAACTGGAATTGGAAAAGTATGGTTTAATGATTCTAATGATAACCCTGGTGGTTGGCTGAATGAACGTATTACAACCAATTTGTGGGAGGAACTGATACAGAGGCTTGTTGAGCCATGTCGTTCAGCTGCAGAG aaaatgcTATGTATGTATGCTTTTCCACAATGTCCTAACTCAGTTGGCCTACCATTATGTTATGAAGATTGTATGGCTGTACGTCATCAGTTCTGTTTTAATGATTGGGCAATGATAGAAGACAACAAGCAAAGAGATATTTACATCAGATCAAGGGGACATTTTACATTACCAGAATGTGAATCACTGCCAAAAGTAGTTAAAGGAAAAATGACATGTTCTCATATAAATTTAACTGATATGAATGAAACTCTTGTTACAT ATGACTGTATTAAAGGCAATGGTAGATTTTATATGGGTaaagtaaataaaacaaaatttggcTTGGATTGTCAGTCATGGAATGCACAAGTACCGCACAGTCATGACAGGCCACCAGATGTCTTCCCTCAAATTCGTTATGGAGAAAATTATTGTAGAAATGCAGGTGGAGATGAACCAACACCATGGTGTTTCACCATGGATCCTGTAAAACGATGGGAACATTGTGATATTCCTATATGCG ATAATGTAACAAGTAAAGTACTTGAAGTAGATTCAAAGGATTTAGCAATGAATACATTATTTACTCCAATGTTTATATTGATAGTATCTTCATTAGGATTTGTAATAATAACTGGAACTTTATTATCGATTATTTTGAGTCACAGACTTCATAAGAGACATCAAGGATACAACCCAACAGAAAATCAG TATGTCAGTATCGATTTAGACAAATTGCCAAGTAATGATGCATACCACAAGACGAGTGCACAACTAAATCCTAAATTAGAAAAGCTCGAATTCCCGCGAAATAACATTATTTACGTTCGAGATTTAGGACAAGGTGCTTTTGGCAGAGTATTTCAAGCAAAAGCGCCTGGTCTTATTCCGGGTGAAGAGTTCACAAATGTTGCAGTAAAAATGTTAAAGGAGGAAGCATCAGAAGATTTGCTCAAGGACTTTGAACGAGAAGCATGCCTTCTCGCCGAATTCGATCATCCAAACATTGTCAAATTATTAGGTGTATGCGCTTTGGGGCGACCGATGTGTCTCCTCTTCGAGTATATGGGTCGCGGTGATTTAAACGAGTTTCTACGATCTTGTTCTCCGGGAAACTATATCATTCGAAGTCTGGAAAGAGACGAACACTTTACAGACTCTCGTTTGTCACACATGGACTTGATCAATATCGCGCTACAAGTTGCATCAGGAATGGTATACTTGTCAGATCGAAAATTCGTTCATCGAGATCTTGCGACAAGAAATTGTCTGATCAATGACCAAATGATCGTGAAAATAGCAGATTTTGGATTGTCACAAAAAATTTATCTGCAAGATTATTACAAGGGCGACGAACAAGATGCTATTCCAGTTAGATGGATGCCTCTAGAAAGCATATTATACAATAAATACACCGTCGAGTCCGATGTATGGGCTTTCGCGGTATGCTTGTGGGAGATATTTAGTTTTGCACTTCAGCCTTATTACGGAATGACACACGAGGAAGTTGTACAATACATTAAAGAAGGCAATGTACTACAGTGCCCTGAAAACACTCCACAAGCGATATACGACCTAATGAAACTCTGTTGGAACAGAAGACCATCAGACAGGCCTACATTCAGAACGATTTATAATACCCTTGATGCTATAAAGCACAATTTGGAAGCTGAGAATAAGTCGGACAGTGTACCATTACGTATTCACGTTTGA
- the LOC117602206 gene encoding replication factor C subunit 4 codes for MQAFLKTGKLGTEAPKKPSTSRTKEKRSGPPPPWVEKYRPKTVEDVVEQGEVVEVLRQCLSGSDFPNLLFYGPPGTGKTSTILAAARQLFGSLYKERILELNASDERGIQVVRDKIKSFAQLTAGGMRDDGKRCPPFKIIILDEADSMTAAAQAALRRTMEKESHSTRFCLICNYVSRIIQPLTSRCTKFRFKPLGEEKIVERLEYICKEEGLKTDKPVLLKIVEASGGDLRRAITCLQSITKLKGKDIEITVDDIVEIIGIVPDKWIDELLEVCKTKDYSKAEAFIDEFMLEAYAASQVIEQLSDRIIYSNEFTDKQKALIADRLGECNYRLLDGGSEYIQLINLCCGIIKAYELE; via the exons ATGCAAGCTTTCTTAAAGACAGGAAAATTAGGTACCGAAGCGCCTAAAAAGCCTTCGACTTCACGAACAAAAGAGAAACGTAGTGGGCCTCCACCACCATGGGTAGAGAAATA CCGACCAAAAACTGTGGAGGATGTTGTTGAACAAGGAGAAGTAGTGGAAGTATTGCGTCAATGCTTAAGTGGTAGTGACTTCccaaatttattattctatggTCCACCTGGAACTGGCAAAACAAGTACTATATTAGCAGCAGCTAGGCAATTGTTTGGTAGTCTTTACAAAGaaagaatattagaattaaatGCTTCTGATGAAAGAGGTATCCAGGTTGTGAGGGATAAGATTAAGTCCTTTGCACAGCTTACAGCTGGTGGCATGAGGGATGA TGGAAAACGTTGCCctcctttcaaaattattatcttGGATGAAGCGGACAGTATGACTGCTGCCGCACAAGCAGCGCTTCGTCGTACTATGGAAAAGGAGTCCCACAGTACCCGTTTCtgtttaatttgtaattatgtaTCAAGAATTATACAACCACTCACTTCGCGTTGTACGAAATTCAGATTCAAACCACTGGGGGAGGAAAAGATTGTTGAGAGATTAGAGTATATATGCAAAGAAGAAGGTTTAAAAACAGACAAacctgttttattaaaaattgttgaagcCTCAGGTGGAGATTTGAGACGTGCTATCACTTGTCTACAGTCTATTACAAAATTGAAGGGCAAAGATATTGAGATTACTGTTGATGATATTGTTGAAATTATTGGG ATTGTCCCTGACAAGTGGATTGATGAATTGTTGGAAGTATGTAAAACAAAAGATTATAGTAAGGCTGAGGCATTTATTGATGAATTTATGTTAGAAGCATATGCTGCATCTCAA gTGATTGAACAGCTTAGCGATAGGATCATATATTCCAATGAGTTTACAGATAAACAGAAAGCTTTAATTGCAGATAGACTAGGG gaaTGTAATTACAGACTGCTAGATGGTGGAAGTGAATACATACAGCTTATAAATCTTTGTTGCGGTATTATAAAAGCATATGAATTAGAATAG